A genomic segment from Fusarium fujikuroi IMI 58289 draft genome, chromosome FFUJ_chr04 encodes:
- a CDS encoding related to hypercellular protein (hypA) — protein sequence MSLDPLAPVAPARVKTLLLPLGQIKADRFASFVERLNKEHVVHLRDISADGRPNRNMFSPLAYPDGAIIYNLVTHVPPPSHLALTPFDLYREPLAIIALADGTELHQKNFNKRQSINGTGPTTTEKNIRALYQELEDLRDMYPKALVHQVLLFDYANPHDTEIPMPEGLVDIPPLENCTVTTLRTVMCDISSLLLAEMTTLAKSFEAMTNIESPVPYSSTSKHTNGGSWGGEGGLNGLLRRGSSISSRHSVRSNSAGGIMDKTQARMSMPANARPGLHSSSSTPGLSSTPPKSSLSNPPITTDSQSPPASDRSTPDPQPAPQETTESSRSASRDRISTQGFGSGGVNDRWRLRTKGRAAVVVGSMFLQAGRWTDSIKELSDGAMAARSVNDHLWHGKALELILVNLFLLGWSNIEFHVPTVLIQFPDKPAHKQTPDPTPEDPDQPKHLRNLQWLLPELLERIIALYSRVSSDSLPPLPMSEAFIRFSKIYSALHLCNGYLNRESLAMIATGIVPEQPYVAPPRFGVTPSRQQIGAMLFKAFPAGASELLTTVDRASVLSGIATVLGPLGLHRKKAMVIRELVSVLIGGLVEARTRGAADMGIHPAAGLMSLTSGGGGSSSGSMALEIGECDIEQGIEALMTLLCKSYGIVGFDLTRKTGAKNNEDVDDSDEAVIARIRGQSAARFFGFPDVKLNILRACINFSEALPDFDGVLRFSSDLLRTAGSGVAPGPRREDASPMITRDEQVRLATGISRTANLVQRLGYNDIAAEYWDEFFVRGIKLEPSLNSKTPVAHSKSILPGATATRASQDLDPFIYNPFLKKPDEMVNQTLVADEYATFKITLQNPYDIEVDVESVYLATEGVQFDAVKEATVVGPYRTQVIRLRGRAKEAGTVKVTGAIIKVRGCRERRFPVFSMPWTPKQEVKVKAKGLAALEEAVTDVKPFAPKLEAESLSLTAIQAQPLVIVKSTTLAQSSIMILEGERQVFSVTLQNLASTPVDFMLFSFKDSTQEPLQTAINNRDATPSELYEYELALMKKQALRLPNSQQTRHIAPNGEATFDFEILGKPGLTGATIQVDYTHLGCPQEEMPDQFYTRQVSLDLTVTVNASVELARIDALPVHGEIPQPLWDRLGSSFTAKPDEYCLLSVDLRNAWPSQMVVQLESNDGISVQEDILPGNTSRVILPVKRVYLEDPHATIPTLNPSRNRQFVVSASKISPEMERANREGFWYRERVLSCLRATWKTTSLPKRSGSIDLRSIRLTSRMIEAIKVDEVDIDISVEDKDGNAAEKDVAYVDEFMQLRVRLTNRTAQKIHPLVRILPSLRHRPANVGLEFTRKLAWNGTLQQLIPVLEGHGSAEISVGMTVLCRGEFEISASVEEVQVWDEPRSETTRARSESQTMMDAALGVKERRIWHARQPCLLMTRDR from the exons ATGAGCTTGGATCCTTTAGCCCCCGTCGCTCCTGCGAGGGTGAAGACACTTCTTTTACCTCTGGGGCAGATCAAAGCAGACCGATTCGCCTCCTTCGTCGAGCGACTCAACAAGGAACATGTTGTCCACCTCCGCGACATCAGCGCTGATGGCCGCCCTAATAGGA ACATGTTCTCGCCTCTGGCATACCCAGACGGTGCCATAATATACAACCTCGTTACTCACGTTCCTCCCCCCTCCCACCTCGCCCTCACACCCTTCGACTTATACCGAGAACCCCTTGCTATAATAGCTCTGGCAGATGGCACCGAGCTGCACCAAAAGAACTTCAACAAGCGACAGTCTATAAACGGCACAGGCCCGACGACGACTGAGAAGAATATTAGAGCTTTATACCAGGAGCTAGAAGACCTGCGCGACATGTACCCCAAGGCTCTGGTACACCAAGTCTTGCTGTTCGATTATGCCAACCCTCACGATACCGAAATTCCAATGCCTGAGGGTCTTGTCGATATTCCTCCTCTCGAGAACTGCACTGTTACTACACTAAGGACTGTTATGTGCGACATCTCTTCGCTTCTCCTAGCTGAGATGACAACGCTGGCCAAGTCCTTCGAGGCCATGACCAACATCGAGTCCCCTGTGCCTTATTCGTCCACTTCAAAGCATACTAATGGTGGTTCGTGGGGTGGCGAAGGAGGGTTGAATGGGCTCCTTAGGAGAGGGTCGAGTATCTCTTCGCGACATTCCGTGCGCTCTAACTCAGCTGGCGGTATCATGGACAAGACACAGGCCCGCATGTCTATGCCAGCCAACGCCCGCCCAGGACTTCATTCGagcagctcaacaccagGGTTATCGTCAACACCTCCAAAGAGCAGCTTATCGAATCCACCCATCACTACGGATAGTCAGAGCCCGCCAGCTAGTGACCGGTCAACACCAGATCCACAACCTGCGCCGCAAGAAACTACAGAGAGCTCTCGGTCAGCTAGTCGCGATAGGATATCAACGCAGGGCTTTGGTTCGGGTGGTGTGAATGATCGTTGGAGGCTGAGAACCAAAGGCCGAGCTGCGGTTGTCGTTGGTTCCATGTTTCTTCAGGCTGGACGATGGACGGATTCGATTAAGGAGCTTAGCGATGGTGCTATGGCTGCGCGATCTGTGAATGATCATCTATGGCATGGAAAAGCATTGGAGCTGATCTTGGTTAACCTGTTCCTCCTTGGCTGGTCCAACATCGAGTTCCATGTACCTACAGTACTGATCCAATTCCCGGATAAGCCAGCGCACAAGCAAACGCCAGACCCGACTCCTGAAGACCCGGATCAACCAAAGCATCTTAGAAATCTCCAATGGCTGCTACCGGAGCTTCTGGAACGTATAATAGCATTATACTCCAGAGTATCATCGGACAGCCTGCCTCCATTACCCATGTCTGAGGCCTTCATTCGATTTTCCAAGATATACTCCGCTCTTCACCTATGTAATGGGTACCTAAACCGAGAATCTCTAGCCATGATTGCTACAGGGATTGTCCCCGAGCAGCCATACGTAGCACCTCCACGGTTTGGTGTAACACCCTCCAGACAACAAATCGGAGCGATGCTCTTCAAGGCATTCCCTGCGGGCGCTTCAGAACTTCTTACAACTGTGGACCGAGCGTCAGTTCTGAGCGGCATAGCAACTGTTCTAGGACCCTTGGGACTTCACCGAAAGAAGGCCATGGTGATCCGGGAGCTGGTATCTGTCCTTATCGGTGGTCTCGTCGAGGCGCGAACTCGAGGTGCTGCAGATATGGGTATCCATCCTGCTGCCGGACTGATGTCGTTGACTTCAGGAGGAGGTGGATCAAGCAGTGGCTCCATGGCTCTAGAGATTGGAGAATGTGACATTGAACAGGGCATAGAAGCTCTGATGACCCTTCTCTGCAAGTCGTATGGCATTGTTGGGTTCGATTTGACCAGAAAGACGGGTGCTAAGAACAacgaggatgttgacgacTCGGACGAAGCTGTGATTGCTAGGATACGCGGCCAGTCTGCGGCGCGCTTCTTCGGGTTTCCGGATGTCAAGCTTAATATTCTAAGGGCTTGCATCAACTTCTCTGAAGCACTTCCGGATTTCGATGGTGTTTTACGATTCTCGAGTGATCTGTTGCGAACAGCCGGTTCCGGTGTTGCTCCAGGACCTCGGAGAGAGGATGCTTCACCTATGATCACCCGAGACGAGCAAGTTCGATTAGCTACTGGCATATCGAGGACCGCCAATCTTGTGCAGAGGCTAGGCTACAACGACATAGCAGCTGAGTACTGGGATGAATTCTTTGTACGAGGTATCAAGCTTGAGCCCTCACTCAATAGCAAAACGCCAGTAGCTCATTCCAAGAGCATCCTTCCTGGTGCTACTGCTACCCGTGCatctcaagaccttgaccctTTTATCTATAACCCATTCCTGAAGAAACCAGACGAGATGGTAAACCAGACACTTGTGGCTGATGAATACGCTACGTTCAAGATCACACTACAGAACCCCTATGATATTGAAGTGGATGTTGAATCCGTTTACTTAGCTACCGAGGGCGTGCAGTTTGACGCTGTCAAGGAGGCGACTGTTGTCGGGCCGTACCGAACACAGGTGATCCGATTAAGGGGAAGGGCAAAGGAAGCAGGAACTGTGAAGGTCACAGGTGCTATTATCAAGGTCCGAGGATGCCGTGAGCGGCGATTCCCTGTTTTCTCCATGCCTTGGACGCCAAAGCAGGAAGTCAAGGTCAAAGCCAAGGGTTTGGCTGCACTCGAGGAAGCGGTCACAGATGTTAAGCCGTTTGCTCCAAAGCTCGAGGCTGAAAGTTTGAGTCTCACTGCTATTCAAGCACAACCACTGGTAATTGTCAAGTCCACAACTCTTGCACAGTCCTCCATCATGATCCTGGAGGGTGAGAGGCAGGTGTTTTCAGTGACGTTGCAGAATCTTGCATCGACGCCAGTGGACTTTATGcttttctccttcaaggACTCTACACAGGAACCGCTCCAGACTGCGATCAACAACCGAGATGCGACACCCTCTGAGCTCTACGAGTATGAGCTTGCgctgatgaagaagcaggcGCTGCGACTTCCCAACAGCCAGCAGACTCGTCATATTGCACCTAACGGAGAGGCCACCTTCGACTTTGAGATTCTTGGTAAGCCCGGACTCACAGGGGCTACGATCCAGGTCGACTACACTCATCTGGGGTGCCCGCAAGAAGAGATGCCTGATCAATTCTACACACGACAGGTTTCTCTAGATCTTACAGTGACGGTGAATGCTAGTGTCGAGCTTGCTCGAATCGATGCACTCCCCGTGCATGGAGAGATTCCTCAACCCTTGTGGGATCGCCTGGGTAGTTCCTTTACTGCCAAACCTGATGAGTACTGTCTCTTGTCTGTGGATCTTCGCAACGCCTGGCCCAGCCAGATGGTGGTGCAACTGGAGAGTAATGATGGAATTTCTGTGCAGGAGGATATTTTGCCTGGAAATACGAGCCGTGTCATTCTTCCAGTCAAACGGGTGTATCTGGAGGATCCCCATGCCACAATACCAACCCTGAACCCCTCCCGAAACCGACAATTCGTGGTTAGCGCCAGCAAGATTTCACCTGAAATGGAGCGAGCGAACCGAGAAGGGTTCTGGTATAGAGAAAGGGTTCTCAGCTGTCTCAGAGCAACATGGAAGACGACATCACTACCTAAGAGGAGTGGCTCGATCGATCTGAGAAGCATACGGCTGACCTCGAGAATGATCGAAGCAatcaaggttgacgaggTTGACATTGATATCTCGGTCGAAGATAAGGATGGCAATGCAGCTGAAAAGGATGTAGCATACGTCGATGAGTTTATGCAACTTAGGGTACGCCTCACGAACCGGACAGCTCAGAAGATCCATCCCCTTGTCAGAATTCTTCCTTCACTTCGCCATCGGCCTGCAAATGTTGGGCTGGAGTTTACACGGAAGCTTGCTTGGAACGGTACTCTACAGCAGCTCATCCCTGTGCTAGAAGGACACGGAAGTGCCGAGATTTCAGTAGGCATGACAGTGCTATGCCGTGGAGAGTTTGAAATTTCAGCTTCAGTAGAAGAGGTGCAGGTTTGGGATGAGCCTAGAAGTGAAACCACAAGAGCGAGATCTGAGTCTCAAACGATGATGGACGCGGCTCTCGGAGTTAAGGAGAGAAGGATCTGGCATGCGAGACAACCTTGTCTATTGATGACGAGAGATCGCTAG
- a CDS encoding related to hypercellular protein (hypA) gives MADADSNPSTATHNSPRTWLLTSALSPLSVRLIRLLLSHGDYVVACLPPYEIDHEDRSAEFRELVNECKSSRKDREGWKDRIRGIRCDGAAMGSCGAAVAEAVQVFGRIDILLCCKSDAVVGTVEELSTTPFTQNLVRDQFESVFFSQVNFIRAALPQLRSQHTGHIIVLTSTGGHIGTPGMSICTAATWALEGFCDSLAYEIAPFNIKVTVVQPNKEILSLTNRLTFAPQMAAYDQYSETAPSIRDILANVLNTHPDTALPYPSSPADYGPSPMSPASTSLEPDAAPGEILHRYPKLPPGAADKLVMETVHALSAIGGHENPPARHIVGHEAAVAVKEKLKTVTEELEDFVEASLSVDTFESELQAEARERKPSDQSPQGPPSSVG, from the exons ATGGCCGACGCTGACTCCAACCCTTCTACAGCCACGCACAATTCGCCGCGGACATGGCTCCTCACTTCAGCTCTCTCCCCCCTGTCCGTCCGACTCATCCGGTTACTGCTATCACATGGCGACTACGTTGTCGCATGTTTGCCGCCCTACGAGATCGATCATGAGGACCGCAGTGCTGAGTTTCGCGAGCTCGTGAATGAGTGCAAGAGCTCCAGAAAGGATCGTGAGGGGTGGAAGGACCGTATACGCGGTATCCGATGCGATGGGGCTGCCATGGGAAGCTGTGGAGCTGCTGTCGCCGAAGCTGTGCAGGTCTTTGGGCGGATCGATATCCTACTATGCTGTAAATCCGATG CTGTCGTGGGAACCGTAGAGGAGCTATCGACAACTCCGTTCACCCAAAATCTCGTTCGCGACCAGTTCGagtccgtcttcttctcccaggTCAACTTTATAAGAGCTGCTCTCCCTCAGCTACGGTCTCAACACACAGGACATATCATTGTTCTAACCAGTACCGGGGGGCACATTGGCACACCAGGCATGTCGATATGTACAGCTGCGACATGGGCTCTAGAAGGGTTCTGCGACTCACTTGCGTACGAGATTGCacccttcaacatcaaagtTACCGTTGTACAGCCAAACAAGGAGATTCTTTCCTTGACTAATCGTCTCACCTTTGCTCCTCAAATGGCTGCATATGATCAATATTCAGAAACAGCTCCCAGCATTCGCGACATTCTCGCCAACGTTCTCAATACTCATCCGGATACAGCTCTGCCATACCCCTCGTCACCAGCTGACTACGGACCTTCACCTATGTCCCCCGCCAGTACTTCCCTCGAACCAGATGCAGCGCCTGGTGAGATTTTACATCGCTACCCCAAGTTACCGCCTGGCGCAGCAGATAAACTGGTCATGGAGACCGTTCATGCTCTTTCAGCGATCGGAGGACATGAAAACCCTCCAGCACGACACATTGTCGGCCACGAAGCTGCTGTCGCGGTAAAGGAGAAGCTCAAAACTGTTAcggaagagcttgaagattTCGTAGAAGCGAGTTTGTCTGTTGATACCTTTGAGAGTGAGCTGCAAGCCGAGGCAAGGGAGAGAAAGCCGTCAGATCAAAGTCCCCAAGGACCGCCATCATCAGTTGGTTGA
- a CDS encoding related to quinate transport protein, whose protein sequence is MGLAGILKKVIRNDAMKTDPEEIYNWRVFAIVAGSCFGGMLFGWDTGAIGGVLAMKATQERFNYTPEAKVTLDQNIVSTLQAGCFAACFFTSYFTEKFGRRWCLVGTGIVTTIGVILQAASTANGSLPLMYVGRFVGGLGVGAASSLVPLYVSECAPRAIRGGLTSFYQLFIVTGVMLSFWVNYGALLHLKAPTVYALPLALQALPAVLLITCMLLAPESPRWCARKDDWERAKSILISLRMLPEDHEYVQAELQEMSAQLEAEKRLTGDASASTLWKELVTIPGNRKRAIISVLLMICQQMTGVNAVNYYAPQIFQSLGMTGTTVSLFATGVYGIVKVLGCAAFLIFCADSLGRRRSLLWTSAAQALTMYIIGIYGRVEPPVAGQGISAFGYVAIVCIYLWAALFQFGWGPCCWILVSEIPTARLRALNVAIGAATQWLFNFIIARTVLTMQKTMGPAGYGMFFMFGSFDLLMGIFVWFFVPETKGLSLEQMDELFGVGDLHSKLDAEGPEGARTPSIREEVADIKNTKH, encoded by the exons ATGGGTCTCGCGGGcatcctcaagaaggtcattcGCAATGATGCGATGAAGACTGACCCCGAGGAGATTTACAACTGGCGCGTCTTCGCCATCGTCGCCGGCTCATGCTTTGGAGGCATGTTGTTCGGCTGGGACACTGGAGCTATTGGCGGTGTCCTCGCCATGAAGGCCACGCAGGAGCGATTCAACTATACTCCTGAGGCCAAAGTCACACTTGACCAGAACATTGTCTCTACCCTCCAGGCTGGTTGCTTCGCTGCTTGTTTCTTCACTTCGTACTTTACCGAGAAGTTTGGTCGACGATGGTGTCTCGTTGGAACTGGCATCGTCACCACTATTGGTGTTATTCTTCAGGCTGCCTCTACTGCTAATGGTTCTCTTCCCCTCATGTATGTTGGTCGTTTTGTTGGTGGTCTGGGTGTCGGAGCTGCTTCGTCCTTGGTACCCCTTTACGTGTCTGAATGTGCACCTCGAGCTATCCGTGGTGGTTTGACCT CTTTCTATCAGCTATTCATCGTTACTGGTGTCATGCTTTCGTTCTG GGTCAACTATGGtgctctcctccatctcaagGCTCCCACGGTCTACGCTTTGCCCCTAGCTCTCCAGGCTCTTCCTGCCGT CCTCCTGATCACTTGCATGCTGCTGGCCCCTGAAAG CCCTCGATGGTGTGCGCGCAAGGATGACTGGGAACGTGCCAAGTCTATTCTCATCAGCCTTCGCAT GCTTCCCGAGGACCACGAGTATGTCCAGGCTGAGCTTCAGGAGATGTCTGCTcagcttgaagctgagaagcgaTTGACCGGCGACGCTTCTGCCTCGACTCTCTGGAAGGAACTCGTCACCATTCCCGGTAATCGAAAGCGAGCTATCATCTCTGTTCTGCTCATGATCTGTCAACAAATGACTGGTGTTAACGCCGTCAATTACTACGCCCCTCAGATCTTCCAATCTCTCGGTATGACTGGTACAACGGTCTCACTCTTTGCGACTGGTGTCTACGGTATCGTCAAGGTCTTGGGCTGTGCTGCtttcctcatcttctgtgCCGACTCTCTCGGTCGACGACGCAGTCTTCTGTGGACCAGTGCTGCTCAGGCTCTTACCATGTACATCATTGGTATCTACGGTCGTGTCGAGCCTCCTGTTGCCGGACAAGGCATCTCTGCTTTTGGATACGTTGCCATTGTGTGCATTTACCTCTGGGCTGCTCTCTTCCAGTTCGGTTGGGGACCTTGCTGCTGGATTCTCGTCTCTGAGATCCCCACTGCCCGTCTTCGAGCTCTGAATGTCGCCATCGGTGCCGCTACTCAGTGGCtgttcaacttcatcattgCCCGAACTGTCCTGACCATGCAAAAGACCATGGGACCTGCCGGCTAC GGTATGTTCTTCATGTTCGGCAGTTTCGATCTTCTCATGGGTATCTTTGTCTGGTTCTTCGTTCCCGAGACCAAGGGTCTCAGTCTGGAGCAGATGGACGAGCTCTTCGGTGTTGGCGACCTTCACAGCAAGCTCGATGCCGAGGGTCCTGAAGGCGCCCGCACGCCCAGCATCCGGGAAGAAGTTGCCGACATCAAGAATACCAAGCACTAA
- a CDS encoding related to protein conferring sensitivity to killer toxin, translated as MAPASNIHARSHSLLLLQKLLNLRDGASPLTLVIDNLEQPARSVLSEFVSRAKIAKTQVIFLSLVTLKKPQDADVFIKAAGRDLQTVRKDLLNHYPAFNPLLDKGKLTQRAVVIVDSLNALASAAPQSLASFLSSIITPAVSIVATYHDDVPIVLPRSFSEYEPHPFTVLCHLATAILRLSSLYQEIERQKARNRSIQEPEWGLNEDREGVLVGLGGKGRDRNEDSNGVVINMELRRRSGRTISEKFILSSKSLVTALQPGKVCLLTDHPMFAAPTDSGETGEGEDEPESTFNLGLTEKQRKDREGIVLPYFDAQTDIGAGEGGRILYEMGREDDFDDEEDEI; from the exons ATGGCACCAGCCTCGAATATCCATGCCCGATCGCACAGTCTGCTGCTCTTACAGAAACTCCTCAACCTTCGTGACGGCGCAAGTCCTCTTACTCTCGTGATAGACAATCTCGAACAACCTGCGCGATCAGTTCTCAGCGAATTTGTGTCGAGAGCAAAG ATTGCAAAGACACAGGTTATCTTCCTGTCGCTGGTAACGCTGAAGAAACCACAAGATGCAGATGTTTTCATAAAAGCTGCGGGCAGAGATCTTCAGACTGTGCGCAAAGACTTACTGAATCATTATCCTGCTTTCAACCCTCTTTTGGATAAGGGGAAGCTCACTCAAA GGGCCGTTGTGATTGTTGACTCACTAAACGCCTTGGCATCTGCCGCTCCTCAGTCCCTGGCAAGTTTTCTCTCGAGCATCATCACGCCAGCTGTCTCTATCGTTGCCACGTACCATGATGATGTACCTATAGTACTACCAAGGTCGTTCAGCGAGTATGAACCTCATCCTTTCACAGTACTATGCCACCTCGCTACTGCTATCCTGAGGCTATCCAGTCTTTACCAAGAGATTGAGCGTCAGAAGGCTCGAAACAGGAGCATTCAGGAGCCAGAGTGGGGTCTGAACGAAGATCGTGAGGGAGTACTCGTCGGACTTGGAGGGAAGGGCAGAGACCGGAACGAGGACAGCAATGGAGTTGTTATTAATATGGAACTACGACGAAGAAGTGGAAGAACTATTTCAGAAAAGTTTATTCTCAGCTCCAAGAGTTTGGTTACAGCGCTTCAACCCGGCAAGGTGTGTTTGCTTACAGACCACCCAATGTTCGCAGCACCAACGGACAGCGGAGAGACTGGTGAAGGAGAGGATGAACCTGAGAGCACATTCAATCTGGGGCTCACAGAGAAGCAACGAAAGGATCGAGAGGGTATTGTGTTGCCATATTTTGATGCGCAAACGGACATTGGTGCAGGAGAAGGCGGAAGAATTCTTTACGAAATGGGCAGAGAGGATGactttgacgatgaagaggatgagatatAG
- a CDS encoding probable synaptobrevin SEC22 has translation MIYSTQISRLDGLMLCASVDDEQAESTLAETKQNVRQVLRKLTRNSESQASIETPNHTLHYLIDSDIVFLAICAPSYPRKLAFTYLADLAREFTTTYPASQVHSPALRPYAFMEFDTFISKTKTTYADSRASANLDKLNDELRDVTKVMTKNIEDLLYRGDSLERMGEISSRLRDDSKKYRRAAVRINWELLLKQYGPFAALGFIIIFFLYWRFF, from the exons ATGATCTACTCTACGCAAATATCAAGGCTTGATG GCCTCATGCTCTGTGCTTCAGTCGATGATGAACAG GCCGAGTCCACCCTCGCAGAGACCAAGCAGAACGTGCGCCAGGTCCTCCGCAAGCTCACACGCAACTCCGAGTCCCAGGCCTCCATCGAGACCCCCAACCATACGCTGCACTACCTCATCGACTCGgacatcgtcttcctcgctATCTGCGCTCCCTCGTACCCTCGAAAACTTGCCTTTACCTACCTAGCCGATCTCGCACGCGAGTTCACAACCACCTACCCAGCATCCCAGGTCCACTCGCCTGCTCTGCGACCCTACGCCTTCATGGAGTTTGACACCTTTATCTCCAAGACAAAGACCACCTACGCCGATTCCCGAGCCTCGGCTAACCTCGATAAACTTAATGATGAGCTGCGCGATGTGACAAAGGTAATGACCAAGAACATTGAGGATTTGCTCTACCGTGGAGATAGTCTGGAGCGCATGGGAGAGATCAGCTCGAGGCTGCGTGATGACAGCAAAAAGTATCGTAGGGCGGCGGTGCGTATCAACTGGGAACTTTTGCTCAAGCAGTACGGACCCTTCGCGGCTCTTgggttcatcatcatctttttcCTGTATTGGCGGTTCTTTTAA
- a CDS encoding related to cleft lip and palate transmembrane protein 1 (CLPTM1) produces MAEAQVLPPRQGEQQQGGGGGSGFSFNKLLLGGAIYFGINAALNLALKKDQRGVTVTNPETGEAVTVPGNVEGVPPFQLRPKELNEGATYRNIPKNIAPIWPQDSHVDIIVTLSQSFNPAPISQVPDEYLVLQEKEFHLSNKSDKRTIETKFTVPPAVQHNGTLWGHFYIGLPGSNLDPKQPGYDTSKAYYFTWPLTQYLPKKKVAKTRNLLEDIPKHEEEPEEEEPTGPIIANYYHPNASLSFVPDLGVKDFATMAPQMRQYLRLEATGARDGSGQHAWYYPVLFVNTFWQLTNQMTLLNDTVKELPLRIDLGNLASWQFQLMSTLETNSKESARQAAFGGSLPGGGDGTEIEMIKEVFLDSNPILLGVTIVVSILHMILETLAFGSDIAHYRKKKDNVGISVRSILANVFMQTVIFLYLLDNSQNTSWMILGSQVVGIVIEFWKITTVVNVRIRPGGPGSFLPYTIAFEDKQKLTETEEKTKEYDEIAFKYMYIAGIPLLIAYGIYSLYYDSHKSWYSYIITTLVGSVYAYGFLMMVPSLYINYRLKSVAHMPAKAMMYKFLNTFIDDLFAFTIKMPFLHRLATLRDDVIFFVYLYQRWAYRIDYSRVNEFGQGGEDEAVDDKEAKEKAKDKLVEDVKAEAKTSSADTGKAKKRK; encoded by the exons ATGGCTGAAGCTCAAGTCTTGCCTCCCCGTCAAggcgagcagcagcaaggtGGCGGCGGCGGTAGT ggtttcagcttcaacaagcttctcctcggcGGCGCCATCTACTTTGGCATCAATGCGGCCCTCAACTTGGCCTTGAAAAAGGACCAACGAGGAGTTACAGTCACCAATCCCGAAACTGGTGAAGCCGTTACAGTCCCTGGGAATGTCGAGGGTGTTCCTCCTTTCCAGCTTCGCCCGAAGGAGCTCAACGAGGGCGCGACATACCGTAATATCCCAAAGAACATTGCGCCCATCTGGCCTCAAGATAGCCACGTCGATATCATCGTAACGCTCTCCCAGTCGTTCAACCCAGCCCCTATCTCGCAAGTTCCCGACGAATATCTTGTACTGCAAGAGAAGGAGTTCCATCTTAGCAATAAGTCCGATAAGCGAACGATTGAGACGAAGTTCACGGTTCCTCCAGCTGTCCAGCATAATGGTACCCTCTGGGGTCATTTCTACATTGGCCTTCCTGGAAGTAATCTCGATCCTAAGCAGCCCGGATATGATACTTCCAAAGCCTACTACTTCACCTGGCCTCTAACACAATACCttcccaagaagaaggttgccAAGACTCGAAACTTGCTCGAGGATATCCCCAAACATGAGGAGGAGcccgaagaggaggagcccACTGGACCTATTATTGCGAACTACTATCATCCTAATGCAAGCTTGTCCTTCGTTCCCGATCTGGGTGTCAAGGATTTCGCCACGATGGCTCCTCAGATGCGACAATACTTGCGCCTTGAGGCTACTGGTGCTCGAGATGGCTCTGGTCAGCACGCCTGGTACT ACCCTGTTCTGTTCGTCAACACTTTTTGGCAATTGACAAACCAGATGACCCTCCTCAACGACACCGTCAAGGAACTTCCCCTTCGTATTGATCTCGGTAACTTGGCCAGCTGGCAGTTCCAGCTCATGTCTACACTTGAGACCAACTCCAAGGAGTCTGCTCGACAGGCAGCATTTGGTGGTTCGCTTCCTGGTGGCGGTGACGGCACCGAgatcgagatgatcaaggaggtGTTCCTCGACTCCAACCCAATCTTGCTCGGTGTTACCATTGTAGTCAGTATCTTGCACATGATTCTCGAGACTCTCGCGTTCGGGTCCGATATTGCCCACTaccgcaagaagaaggacaacgTCGGTATTTCAGTCCGTTCGATCCTGGCTAATGTTTTCATGCAAACTGTCATCTTCCTGTACCTCCTCGACAACTCTCAGAACACTAGCTGGATGATCCTGGGATCTCAGGTCGTTGGCATAGTCATTGAGTTCTGGAAGATCACCACTGTTGTCAACGTTCGCATTCGTCCTGGCGGGCCAGGATCTTTCCTCCCTTACACTATCGCATTCGAGGATAAGCAAAAGTTGACTGAGACTgaagagaagaccaaggagtaCGATGAGATTGCTTTCAAGTACATGTACATTGCTGGCATTCCTCTGCTGATCGCATATGGCATTTACTCTCTCTACTACGATTCCCACAAGTCGTGGTACTCATACATCATTACTACTTTGGTGGGATCTGTCTACGCTTACGGTttcttgatgatggttcCCTCGCTGTACATCAACTACCGACTGAAGAGTGTCGCCCATATGCCTGCCAAGGCTATGATGTAcaagttcctcaacaccTTCATCGACGATCTGTTTGCTTTTACAATCAAGATGCCTTTCTTGCACCGTTTGGCCACTCTTCGCGACGATGTTATCTTCTTCGTGTATCTTTACCAACGATGGGCTTACCGCATCGATTACAGCCGTGTCAACGAGTTTGGCCAGGGTGGTGAGGACGAGGCTGTTGACGACAAAGAGGCCAAGGAAAAGGCCAAGGACAAACTGgttgaggatgtcaaggCCGAAGCCAAGACAAGTAGCGCGGATACTGGTAAGGCCAAGAAGCGGAAGTGA